aatttacTGATCCCATGAAATGTAAAACCTTTTGACTCTTTGCTCTCGTTAATTATTTCTCAAATgtcgcttttttttggtaattgTTTCCTCTTACAAATCAGGCATCTACCATCCAACAACTAAAAGGAAATAGTTTCCACTTTTTATTCCTAACCTATCTACCGTTTATATTTTGTAGTTTCATTTGTTGGTTTTCCTTATAACATGGAATTCATTTGGTCCAAGAGGGCAGGATCCACCATGGTTAAATACTCCTTCTCGAAAATTTCTGCTCcaccattcttttcttggcATTCCAAGAACGTGGACACAAAGAATGTTTTGGACTGTACGCTATGTACAGCATCTTTAGACAAAATCTAAACACATATTAGTCTTTATCTCCTCAAACAGTTCCTTACCATTTTTCGGCGattcatttcttctgaaGACTCATCCAGGTAAAATCCCACAGCGGAATAGTCTTCGTTTTTGTAGTAGATCGGTGCGCTGCCTGTTAGTTTTCTCATCTAACATCTTTTTGCAATAAATTGCACATATATAAGTAACATACTCTCCCTTTTCGTCTTCCTCCACTTCGCTTAAAACGCTAAACCAAAGATGCATGATTGGATTCAAGGCCTCCAAGACTTCTTCTGCATTTGTGCGTAGTAACGAAGTAAGTGCAAGAGCCGTTAGCTTTCGATCTTTTGCATGTGTAATATAATCAAACTAAATAGCTCGTTAATAAATTCTTTGCCCCAACcccattttttcttcataccAATGAAATCCAGTATTGTAAAAGCATGTACACACTTAACCGCTGTGTCAAACACGTACTGATGATAACGTTCGGAAATGACAGGCTAATCCTCGATAATAGCAACGAATACTGTACAAGCGTTTGAGCGTGTTTCTATTTCATGTTAGTATTCAACTGACATACATACATACTTCTGAGCTTAAGATGGAATTTAACACGACAGGAAGCAATGTAGAGTGACCTAGAGATTCCTGGAGAGAATCTCCTGCATTCACTTCAAATATTAAACTGAGCGTTTTACACAAAGCCAAAAGCGTATCATTTTTCACATCGCCTAAAAGGTTCGTTAACCTTTCTAAAACCTCAAGGGAATAATTGTCAAGAATGACTGAGCTTTTAAGTAAAAGGTAGCTattcaaaatcatcaagGTAAAAGGAAGGGATGATGTAGCCTGCGAAAGCTGGTGTAACAAATGTGGAACGAGTAGTGTAAACTCTTCAGGAAGTACTTCTACAtactgaagaaaagagcTCCAAAGCTCCACTGCATCTGCTTCATACATAACTTGGTCTGGAGACTCAGCATTCACGCAGTAGTCGATAATCACAGCCAACATTTGGGAAAATTGTATTGACTTGTGTTTGATTGCCTGAACAAGgttagaaaatgaaaaatagtATCACATACGATAACAAATTGGGCCAAAACTCCCAAAATCCTGGTTCGAAGCATAGGCTCACTAGCCCATTCATTCCATAATTGGAATAAAAGAGAAGCAGtcatttcttccaaagGAGCTATATTGGATCCGGCTCGAGAAATTAGCGTACCAAGCAACGATAGCGTCGATAATTTGCCTTCCATAGTTTGGAATTCATTAACTGACGATAAAACACTGTAAAAAAGATCATTCTTGACATTTAAAAATTCGCTTTCTAAAAATGACCAGTCATCCAAGACACCGCGCAAAGAATCAATAGACGTAAGCCGTACAACAGAATCGTTACAAGGATCATTTCGGTTTAGTAATAGTGCGTACATGTGATATATTAACCCCATCAATGACTCACCTGACGGTAAATGTTCTATCCATTGAGACAAAAAGATGGATACCCTTCTTCTCAGGACACGAGCAACTCCGCCATTAGTGATTTTCGCCAAATTGGGGATAGCTGCCTTTTTTAACCAGTCAGCAAACGGAAACATATCCTTCAAATGAGATGCACCGGTCCCAATAGAGCACAAAAGAGCGTCTTGCTGTATAGATTCTTCCAACGTAGATGGACACTGAAATACCGATTCAAGCATACTTTCAAATTGATGGGAATATAACTCCCCGAAATGATCAAAAAGGCAACTCAACAGATTTTCAGAGCAGGGCTATAATTGTTAGCACAAATTCGACAATGCAATAATCCATGACTTACGCGAATATTATAATCTGCATCGTGGGTGGATTGATCGAGGACCCATT
The nucleotide sequence above comes from Schizosaccharomyces osmophilus chromosome 3, complete sequence. Encoded proteins:
- the kap113 gene encoding karyopherin/importin beta family nuclear import signal receptor Kap113; translation: MEIDPVLYQLKRAASQDPASVKDAETYLQEWKKEPGFFPKLYSIFLDKQNDISLRWLAIIQIRNSIDVIWRKNTKSSLLPGEKEFFRNNALAGSVHSEDQLVVQNALVLSRIARQDYPSEWPSLFQELISSLHQNFDAQQPHLALRLLITLHHIVKAMAGNRLLQARKTFYEITPHLLLTLQPILDWHISQWMHALETPSTHSSEAIYYSMQISRYALKTCRRLVIFGVPNPSDSNLSKEMLSFGAVSQQKVLSLLSNLYISPSSSQIDDRIPEQLVAHAYLFNKLFFDFASYSPCLTVFPSTIDYISVHMSWLLQVDKLFAASSSFPELLKDLEKLVLMSLRVFITVLREIEDTKSSHPEASEIIRQSFLMGDRHFVLLQFIITKLLVLSESDFEDWSEDPEQWVLDQSTHDADYNIRPCSENLLSCLFDHFGELYSHQFESMLESVFQCPSTLEESIQQDALLCSIGTGASHLKDMFPFADWLKKAAIPNLAKITNGGVARVLRRRVSIFLSQWIEHLPSGESLMGLIYHMYALLLNRNDPCNDSVVRLTSIDSLRGVLDDWSFLESEFLNVKNDLFYSVLSSVNEFQTMEGKLSTLSLLGTLISRAGSNIAPLEEMTASLLFQLWNEWASEPMLRTRILGVLAQFVIAIKHKSIQFSQMLAVIIDYCVNAESPDQVMYEADAVELWSSFLQYVEVLPEEFTLLVPHLLHQLSQATSSLPFTLMILNSYLLLKSSVILDNYSLEVLERLTNLLGDVKNDTLLALCKTLSLIFEVNAGDSLQESLGHSTLLPVVLNSILSSEKHAQTLVQYSLLLSRISLSFPNVIISTCLTQRLSVYMLLQYWISLFDYITHAKDRKLTALALTSLLRTNAEEVLEALNPIMHLWFSVLSEVEEDEKGDAPIYYKNEDYSAVGFYLDESSEEMNRRKMILSKDAVHSVQSKTFFVSTFLECQEKNGGAEIFEKEYLTMVDPALLDQMNSML